Within the Pseudomonas sp. SL4(2022) genome, the region ACGCCATAACCGAGCAGCATCAGGGTTAATGCCATCAGCACCAACTGCACCAGGATGGCCAGCACCAGCGAGGCCAGATCAAGCCCGGCGACGCTCGGAATCACCTTGCGCAGCGGTTTCAGCAGCGGGTGGGTGGCGCGTACGATGAACTGGCTAAGCGGGTTGTAGAAGTCTGCCCGCACCAGTTGCAGGATAAAGCGCAGCAACACAATCAGCAGGTACAGGCTGCCAATGGTCTGCAGGATATAAACAGCGGCGTTGTCGAGTCCGATCATGGTGGCTCCTTTATTGACCCAGTTGTTCGGCCAGCTCGGCAGAGCGGTGGGCGGCGGCGTTCAGGGCTTTCTCGACCAGGGCTTCGAAGCCATTGGCCTGGAAGGTCTTGATTGCGGCTTCGGTGGTGCCGGCCGGTGAGGTGACCCGGCGGCGCAGTTCACTGGCCTCGACATCGCTGGCCACGGCCATCCGGGCCGCGCCGAGTGCAGTGTGCAATGTCAGCTGGGCGGCGGTCTCGCGCGGCAGGCCGAGTTTCTCGCCTGCGGCGGTCATGGCTTCGATCAGCAGGAAGAAATACGCCGGACCACTGCCGGATACGGCGGTGACGGCATCGATCTGCGCTTCCTGATCCAGCCACAGCGCCAGGCCAACGGCGCTGAGCAGCTGTTCGGCCTGCTGGCGCTGGGCCGGTGAAACCTGCGCATTGGCATACAGGCCGCTGACGCCCTGGCGCAGCAACGCCGGCGTGTTGGGCATGCAGCGTACAATCGCGCGCGGGCCGAGCCAGTTTTCCAGGCTGGCGCAGCTGATTCCGGCCGCAATCGACACCACCAACTGCTGTGCGCCGATGTGCGCGGCGAGGTCCAGGCAGACCTCCTTCATCACCTGCGGCTTGACCGACAGCACGATTACGTCTGCGCCCTGGATGGCTTCGGCGTTGGCCTCGAACGTGGTAATGCCGAACTCAGCGCTGATCTTGCTGCGTTGTTCGGCACCGCGGTCGCTGGCGCGAATGGCGTCGGCGCCGATGCCCTGGGCACGCAGGCCGCCGATCAGGCTGGCAGCCATATTGCCGGCACCGATAAAGGCAATGCGGGGAGTGGTCATAACGGGCTTCCTTAATAAGGCTGAAGGCAAACTCAATCAGTGGCTGCTTTAGTCGCGCGCGCCGAACAAGGCGGTACCGATGCGCACCCAGGTTGCGCCTTCGGCGATCGCCGCTTCCAGATCATGGCTCATGCCCATGGACAGGCTGTCGAGGCCCAGGTTCAGGTCGTGTTGCAGTTCGCGCAAGCGGGCGAAGGCGGCACGTTGCTCGCTGGGGTCATCGGTGGGCTCGGGGATTGTCATCAATCCACGCAGCCGCAGGTTGGGCAGTTGTGTAACCGCGTGTGCCAGCGCCGTTAACTCGTCCGGGTGACAGCCCGATTTGCTGGCCTCACCGCTGACATTCACCTGCAGGCAGATATTCAAGGGCGGCATGCCTATCGGACGCTGATCAGACAGGCGTTGGGCGATTTTCAGGCGATCCACCGAATGCACCCAGGCGAAGTGCTCGGCGATCGGCTTGGTTTTGTTCGATTGAATCGGGCCGATAAAGTGCCAGGTCAGCGGCAGATCGCTCAGTTCGGTCTGCTTTTCCAAGGCTTCCTGCAGGTAATTCTCGCCGAAGTCCGGCACGCCGGCAGCAAAGGCTTCACGGATCGCCGCAGCAGGTTTGGTTTTGCTTACCGCGAGCAGGCCGACAGCCGCATAATCGCGCTGCGAGGCTTGCGCCGCCTCACGGATACGCGCTCCGACCTTTGCAATATTCTCTGCTATCGTGGACATTACTTGCGCCCGCCGCCTGGGTTTCGCGGCATTCTACCTGCTTGTCTGTCATTAGGGAGTCCCATGGATATCACTGAATTGCTGGCCTTCAGTGCCAAGCAAGGTGCATCGGACCTGCATCTCTCCGCTGGCCTGCCTCCGATGATTCGGGTTGACGGTGATGTTCGCCGGATCAATCTGCCTGCGCTGGACCACAAACAGGTCCACGCACTGATCTACGACATCATGAACGATAAGCAGCGCAAGGATTTTGAGGAGTTCCTCGAAACCGATTTCTCCTTTGAAGTGCCGGGTGTTGCGCGTTTCCGGGTTAACGCCTTCAACCAGAACCGCGGTTCTGGCGCGGTATTTCGGACCATTCCCTCGAAAGTGCTGAGCATGGAAGACCTCGGCATGGGCGAGATCTTCCGCAAGATTTCCGATGTGCCGCGCGGCCTGGTGCTGGTCACCGGGCCAACCGGTTCGGGCAAGTCGACCACCTTGGCGGCGATGCTCGACTACATCAACAGCAACAAGTACCACCACATTCTCACCGTCGAAGACCCAATCGAGTTCGTGCACGAGTCGAAGAAGTGCCTGGTCAACCAGCGCGAAGTGCACCGTGACACCCTGGGCTTCTCCGAAGCCCTGCGCTCGGCGCTGCGGGAAGACCCGGACATTATCCTGGTCGGCGAGATGCGTGACCTGGAAACCATCCGCCTGGCGCTGACTGCCGCAGAAACCGGTCACCTGGTGTTTGGCACCCTGCACACCACCTCGGCGGCCAAAACCATCGACCGTGTGGTTGACGTTTTCCCGGCTGAAGAGAAGTCCATGGTGCGTTCCATGCTGTCTGAGTCATTGCAGTCGGTGATCTCGCAAACCCTGCTGAAGAAAATCGGCGGTGGTCGCGTGGCGGCCCATGAAATCATGATCGGCACCCCGGCCATCCGTAACCTGATCCGCGAGGACAAGGTGGCGCAGATGTACTCGGCGATCCAGACCGGTGGTTCTCTGGGTATGCAGACGCTCGATTCCTGCCTGAAAACCCTAGTGTCCAAAGGTATCGTCACGCGCGAAGCCGCGCGGGAAAAAGCCAAAACTCCGGAAAACTTCTAGACCGACAACACTCAGGTGGTTCCGCCACCGGGTCCACACCAGCGGCAATTCACGCGCCTGCCGCTGGCCTTTGCATAACCGCGTGATGCACATGGGCGAACAACGATGGAATTCGAAAAACTGCTGCGCCTGATGGTTGAAAAGGGCGGCTCTGACCTGTTTATTACTGCGGGCGTGCCACCGTCGATGAAGGTCAACGGCAAGATCATGCCGATCACCAAGACGCCCATGTCGCCGGAGCAGACCCGCGAAACCGTGCACGCGGTGATGAACGAACAGCAGCGCCGTGACTTTACCGAGAACCACGAGTGCAACTTCGCCATCAGTGCCCGCGGCGTTGGCCGTTTCCGTGTCAGTGCGTTTTACCAGCGCAACCTTGCCGGCATGGTGCTGCGTCGCATCGAGACCAACATCCCGACGCTGGACGAGCTGAAACTGCCGGAAATCCTCAAGAAGCTGGCCCTGACCAAGCGCGGCCTGGTGCTGTTTGTCGGCGCGACCGGTACCGGTAAGTCGACCTCGCTGGCCGCAATGATTGGCTACCGCAACAAGAACAGCAGCGGCCACATCATTTCCATCGAAGACCCGATCGAGTACATCCACCAGCACCAGAGCTGCATCGTCACTCAGCGTGAGGTGGGCATCGACACCGAGTCCTTCGAGGTGGCACTGAAGAACACCCTGCGCCAGGCGCCTGATGTGATTCTTATCGGTGAGGTGCGTACCCGCGAAACCATGGACCATGCCGTGGCCTTCGCCGAAACCGGTCACTTGTGTCTGGCTACCCTGCACGCCAACAACGCCAACCAGGCGCTGGACCGCATCATCAACTTCTTCCCCTCCGATCGGCAGAACCAGGTGTGGATGGACCTGTCGCTCAACCTCAAGGCCATCGTCGCGCAGCAACTGATTCCAACCCCGGATGGCAAGGGCCGCCGTGCGGTGATTGAGGTGCTGATCAATACCCCGCTGGCGGCTGACCTGATCCGCAAGGGTGAGGTGCATGAGCTCAAGTCACTGATGAAACGCTCCACCGAGCAGGGCATGCAGACCTTCGACCAGGCGCTGTACAACCTCTACAGCCAGGGTGAGATCACCTATGAAGATGCGCTGCTGTACGCCGACTCGGCCAACGACCTGCGCCTGATGATCAAGCTCGGTTCGGAAACCGATGGTGATCACCTGAGCAGCATGGCCCAGGGTCTGTCGCTGGAAATCAGCGACGAAGAGCCGGGTCGCCGCTTTCGCTGAGTGCGGGTGGTTGCGTGCTGGGGTGGCGAATGCGTTTGCCGCCCTGGCGCGCTACGGCTTCGGCCTGGCCATCGCGTTGCGCGCCGGCGCGGGCCTGGCTCATCAATTGTGGAATCAGCGTGCCTTCCGGCAGATTTTTCCAGAAGCGCACGGGCATGCTGGTTTCCAGGGCACTGCGGTTCAGCCGCGCTGGGTTGAAGGTGCTGCCGTAATAGGCCAGCCACAGTGCTTCTCCCTTGTCCTCGGGCGCTTGCGCCAGGCGCTGCCATTCACTTGGGCACGGCCGTTGGTAGTGCAAGTGTTGGCCGTCCCAGTAGACGCCGTCATCCGGCGTGGCAATAAGCCATGTGTTTCGCCCCAGGCGTTCGGCAAAGTGCCTGCTGGCACTGGCGAGGATGTCATGGGCCGGTTCGTGCCAGGCCACCAGTTGTGGCCCTTCGGCGTTTTCCGGGCGTGGATGAAAGCGTAAGAAGGCATGCAGGTGATGGGCCTCGCGGCGTATCGCCTTGAGTCGTTTGTGCAGTTGGCTGCCGTCAATATCCCCCGGCAGCATGGCGGCGTGATCACCCTGGGCGACGCGCCAGAGAATCCGATAGAGCAGGCTCCAGCGATCCTCGACGCGAAAATAGGCCGCATTCTGCAGCAGTTCCAGTAGCTGCTTGGGGATGCGCAGTGCTGGTTTTGCTGCGGGTGGATTGCTGGGTGATGGCGTGTGGTCGAACAGCCCGCGGCTGGCTCCGTCAGCCAGCCAGGTGATCTGATGTGGCGGCACGCCTTGCTGTAACAGGCTTCTAGCGACCTCACGCCAGCCGGCAAAGCTGCCGTCGAATTGCGCGCTGTGCATCACCACAGCGCCATTTGTGCAGGGGTTTCGCTCAGTTGCTGGCGCAGCAGCAGGGATTCGCGGCTGGCCTGCAGGGGGCGATAGTCCTGCGTGACGATAAACGGCTTGGCCTTTTCCAAGGCGCAGCGCAGGCGTGTGAGGTCATCGAAGCGGATGCGCTTTTCCCGGCGTAAGGCCACCAGCCGTTTGGCGCTGAGCACGCCGATACCGGGCACGCGGGCGATCATGGCCGGTTCGGCGCGATTGAGGTCGATCGGGAAATGCTCGCGGTTGTTCAGTGCCCAGGCCAGTTTCGGGTCAATGTCCAGGGCCAGATTGCCGGGGCCCTTGAGCAACTCGCCCACCTCGAAGCCATAACCGCGCAAAAGGAAATCAGCCTGATACAGCCGGTGTTCACGCAGCAGCGGCGGGGCTTCGAACGGCACGGTATTCGGACTCTGCGGAATCGGGCTGAACGCGGAGTAATAGACCCGACGCAAGCGGTAATTGCCGTAGAGCGAGGCGGCGGTGTGCAGGATGGTGCTGTCGTCGGTGGCATCGGCACCAATGATCATTTGCGTGCTTTGCCCAGCCGGGGCGAAGCGTGGCGCGCGTGTTTCCGCGCGCGCTTCGCTCTCGCCTTGGTGGATGGAATGCATGGCCTGCTTGATGGTGCGCACCTGCTTTTCCGGGGCCAGACGGATCAGGCTGCTTTCAGTGGGCAGTTCGATGTTCACGCTGAGGCGATCGGCGTAACGACCGGCTTCAGCAATCAGCAGCGGGTCGGCATCGGGGATGGTTTTGAGGTGGATGTAGCCGCGAAATTCATGTTCCTCGCGCAGCAGTTTGGCCACGCGGATCAGCTGCTCCATGGTGTAATCGGCCGAGCGGATGATCCCCGAGCTGAGAAACAGGCCGCTGATGCAATTGCGCTTGTAGAAGTCGAGGGTCAGGGTCACCACTTCTTCTGGGGTGAAACGCGCGCGCGGCACATCGCTGGAGCGGCGGTTGACGCAGTACTGGCAGTCATACAGGCAGAAATTGGTCAGCAGGATCTTCAACAGCGCCACGCAGCGTCCATCTGGGGTGAAGCTGTGGCAGATGCCCATGCCGTTGGTCGAGCCGATGCCGCTCTTGCCCTTGGAGCTGCGGTTGGGCGCGCCGCTGCTGGCGCAGGAGGCATCGTACTTGGCGGCATCGGCCAGCACGGTGAGCTTTTCGATCAGTTGCATGATACGGCCTGCATTAACTGGTTATGCATACAGTATTTAGCAATCAGCAAGCGCCTTCAAGGGGATGGGGCGGCCGAATTTCCTCCTGCGGCGAACCTTGCGTAGAGTGTGGCGTCCAACCGTCATATCAATAGGGGAGGCAATTCCATGCAGCGACAGGACACGCACAGCAAAGTCATCGGCTACTTGCTGTGGATTTTTGGCTTTCTCGGCGCGCACCGTTTTTATTACGGCAAACCGGTGACCGGAACCATTTGGTTCTTCACCTTGGGCTTGCTGTTTATTGGCTGGATTGTTGACCTGTTTCTGATCCCGGCCATGGACCGCGAAGCCGATCTGCGCTTTACCGCCGGTGACACCGATTACAACGTGGCCTGGATTCTGCTGACCTTTCTCGGCATTTTCGGCGTGCACCGCATGTATCAGGGCAAGTGGATCACCGGCATCCTGTACCTGTTTACCGGTGGCTTGTTCCTGATCGGCGTGCTGTATGACTTCTGGACGCTGAATAATCAGGTATCAATCAAGAACGCTGAGCGCGCTTGAGCGGCTGACCAAACGCGTATGTTTTCGCAAGTTTTGCCGTGTCGTGGGAGGGGCTTTAGCCGCAAAACGCTGTTAAACGCTCGCCGCTAAAGCGCCTCCCACGGGGTCCTACCCGTCAGCTTTCAGGCTTGATAGCTGATACGGCCGTCTACCAAGGTGTAGCGCACGGCACCCGGCAGGCAATGACCGATGAACGGGCAGTTGTCTCCTTTTGAATACCAGGTTTCACCGGCCACGCTTGAAGCCTGCGGATCAAACAGCAGCACATCGGCCGCTGCGCCCACACGCAGGCTACCCGTCGGCAGACGTAGCGCCTGTGCGGGGCCACTGCTGAGGCGTGCGAGCAGTGTGGGCAGGTCAAGCAGGCCGTCCTGCACCAGGCTCATGGCCAAGGGCAGGAGCAGTTGCACGCTGCTGATGCCAGGTTCGGTGGCCCCGAATGGGGCGAGTTTGGCGTCGCGTTCATGCGGCTGGTGATGGCTGGCGATGGCGCTGATTACACCGCTTTTCACGGCAGCGCGCAGGCCGTCTCGGTCAGCGACTGTGCGCAGCGGTGGCTGCACGTGGTACAGGCTGGAAAAGTCGCTCAGTGCCTCATCGGTGAGGATCAGCTGATACAGCGCCACATCGGCGGTGACCGGCAGGCCTCGGGCTTGGGCGTCGGCGATCAGTTGTGCGCCGCGAGCGCTGGTCAGTTGGCTGAAATGCGCGCGCACGCCGGTTTGCTCGACCAGCAACAGGTCGCGAGCCAGTGCCACTGTCTCTGCAGTTTCCGGAATAC harbors:
- a CDS encoding NINE protein, with the protein product MQRQDTHSKVIGYLLWIFGFLGAHRFYYGKPVTGTIWFFTLGLLFIGWIVDLFLIPAMDREADLRFTAGDTDYNVAWILLTFLGIFGVHRMYQGKWITGILYLFTGGLFLIGVLYDFWTLNNQVSIKNAERA
- a CDS encoding PilT/PilU family type 4a pilus ATPase codes for the protein MEFEKLLRLMVEKGGSDLFITAGVPPSMKVNGKIMPITKTPMSPEQTRETVHAVMNEQQRRDFTENHECNFAISARGVGRFRVSAFYQRNLAGMVLRRIETNIPTLDELKLPEILKKLALTKRGLVLFVGATGTGKSTSLAAMIGYRNKNSSGHIISIEDPIEYIHQHQSCIVTQREVGIDTESFEVALKNTLRQAPDVILIGEVRTRETMDHAVAFAETGHLCLATLHANNANQALDRIINFFPSDRQNQVWMDLSLNLKAIVAQQLIPTPDGKGRRAVIEVLINTPLAADLIRKGEVHELKSLMKRSTEQGMQTFDQALYNLYSQGEITYEDALLYADSANDLRLMIKLGSETDGDHLSSMAQGLSLEISDEEPGRRFR
- a CDS encoding dihydroorotase, with protein sequence MRIRILAARVIDPASGLDQQTDLYIERGKVVAIGQAPAGFVAEQSIDAQGLVATPGLVDLNVALREPGYSRKGSIATETLAAAAGGVTSLCCPPFTKPVLDTPAVAELILDRAREAGHTKVFPIGALSKGLEGEQLAELVALRDAGCVAFGNGLDSFRNNRTLRRALEYAATFDLTVIFHSQDHDLAEGGLAHEGATASFLGLPGIPETAETVALARDLLLVEQTGVRAHFSQLTSARGAQLIADAQARGLPVTADVALYQLILTDEALSDFSSLYHVQPPLRTVADRDGLRAAVKSGVISAIASHHQPHERDAKLAPFGATEPGISSVQLLLPLAMSLVQDGLLDLPTLLARLSSGPAQALRLPTGSLRVGAAADVLLFDPQASSVAGETWYSKGDNCPFIGHCLPGAVRYTLVDGRISYQA
- the proC gene encoding pyrroline-5-carboxylate reductase → MTTPRIAFIGAGNMAASLIGGLRAQGIGADAIRASDRGAEQRSKISAEFGITTFEANAEAIQGADVIVLSVKPQVMKEVCLDLAAHIGAQQLVVSIAAGISCASLENWLGPRAIVRCMPNTPALLRQGVSGLYANAQVSPAQRQQAEQLLSAVGLALWLDQEAQIDAVTAVSGSGPAYFFLLIEAMTAAGEKLGLPRETAAQLTLHTALGAARMAVASDVEASELRRRVTSPAGTTEAAIKTFQANGFEALVEKALNAAAHRSAELAEQLGQ
- a CDS encoding type IV pilus twitching motility protein PilT; translated protein: MDITELLAFSAKQGASDLHLSAGLPPMIRVDGDVRRINLPALDHKQVHALIYDIMNDKQRKDFEEFLETDFSFEVPGVARFRVNAFNQNRGSGAVFRTIPSKVLSMEDLGMGEIFRKISDVPRGLVLVTGPTGSGKSTTLAAMLDYINSNKYHHILTVEDPIEFVHESKKCLVNQREVHRDTLGFSEALRSALREDPDIILVGEMRDLETIRLALTAAETGHLVFGTLHTTSAAKTIDRVVDVFPAEEKSMVRSMLSESLQSVISQTLLKKIGGGRVAAHEIMIGTPAIRNLIREDKVAQMYSAIQTGGSLGMQTLDSCLKTLVSKGIVTREAAREKAKTPENF
- a CDS encoding putative DNA modification/repair radical SAM protein, which produces MQLIEKLTVLADAAKYDASCASSGAPNRSSKGKSGIGSTNGMGICHSFTPDGRCVALLKILLTNFCLYDCQYCVNRRSSDVPRARFTPEEVVTLTLDFYKRNCISGLFLSSGIIRSADYTMEQLIRVAKLLREEHEFRGYIHLKTIPDADPLLIAEAGRYADRLSVNIELPTESSLIRLAPEKQVRTIKQAMHSIHQGESEARAETRAPRFAPAGQSTQMIIGADATDDSTILHTAASLYGNYRLRRVYYSAFSPIPQSPNTVPFEAPPLLREHRLYQADFLLRGYGFEVGELLKGPGNLALDIDPKLAWALNNREHFPIDLNRAEPAMIARVPGIGVLSAKRLVALRREKRIRFDDLTRLRCALEKAKPFIVTQDYRPLQASRESLLLRQQLSETPAQMALW
- a CDS encoding YggS family pyridoxal phosphate-dependent enzyme, translating into MSTIAENIAKVGARIREAAQASQRDYAAVGLLAVSKTKPAAAIREAFAAGVPDFGENYLQEALEKQTELSDLPLTWHFIGPIQSNKTKPIAEHFAWVHSVDRLKIAQRLSDQRPIGMPPLNICLQVNVSGEASKSGCHPDELTALAHAVTQLPNLRLRGLMTIPEPTDDPSEQRAAFARLRELQHDLNLGLDSLSMGMSHDLEAAIAEGATWVRIGTALFGARD
- a CDS encoding TIGR03915 family putative DNA repair protein produces the protein MHSAQFDGSFAGWREVARSLLQQGVPPHQITWLADGASRGLFDHTPSPSNPPAAKPALRIPKQLLELLQNAAYFRVEDRWSLLYRILWRVAQGDHAAMLPGDIDGSQLHKRLKAIRREAHHLHAFLRFHPRPENAEGPQLVAWHEPAHDILASASRHFAERLGRNTWLIATPDDGVYWDGQHLHYQRPCPSEWQRLAQAPEDKGEALWLAYYGSTFNPARLNRSALETSMPVRFWKNLPEGTLIPQLMSQARAGAQRDGQAEAVARQGGKRIRHPSTQPPALSESGDPALRR